One region of Pogoniulus pusillus isolate bPogPus1 unplaced genomic scaffold, bPogPus1.pri scaffold_62_arrow_ctg1, whole genome shotgun sequence genomic DNA includes:
- the LOC135174368 gene encoding zinc finger protein OZF-like, with product MATQKDLDKILEEEKYHLDNHLEEPKCSLEKEEGDEDMDKEGIEDELHEEEDEYDDEYREDEGDDVEEENEEEKDEEEDDDEEVECRATLAPSMQLKQPNQCLECGQSFPPGSEVVKPHCPHHSAQPFVCGDCRHSFSLSAKLAQHNKVHSEKKLYVSAGCSKSFTHSLTLIAHWHSHNRKKPFAYTDCTKSFRHSSCFFWHHHDHTGKRPHVHTDEKPFTCSDCGKSFSVSCHLFWHYRVHTSEKPYHCAGCGKTFCWSKTLSTHWRVHTDKKLFACTGCDNTFSHVSHFVQYCHVHTSRRLCNCSDSGKSFRGNSDDSEKPLTCNDHGKSFTDSSHIDHHCRTHTGKKLYGCVDCGVNFSSYFDLTHHHRVHTDEKSYVCGDCGKSVTQWFNLMQHNRTHTCQKPFTCTNCGKSFSHRSSSPRTFKPTPVTSQYWGTRKYKELGIYRKLQEDR from the exons atggcCACCCAGAAGGACTTGGACAAAAtcctggaggaggagaagtaCCATTTGGACAATCATTTGGAAGAGCCAAAGTGTAGCCTTGAGAAAGAGGAGGGTGATGAAGACATGGATAAGGAAGGCATAGAGGATGAACTacatgaggaggaggatgaataTGATGATGAGTATAGGGAAGATGAAGGGGATGATGTGGAAGAAGAgaatgaagaagagaaggatgaaGAAGAGGATGATGATGAAGAGGTGGAGTGCAGAGCCACATTAGCCCCCTCTATGCAACTGAAGCAACCAAATCAGTGCCttgagtgtgggcagagcttccCACCTGGCTCAGAGGTGGTGAAGCCTCACTGCCCCCACCACAGTGCCCAGCCCTTTGTCTGTGGTGACTgcagacacagcttcagcctcagtGCCAAACTTGCCCAGCACAACAAGGTCCACAGTGAGAAGAAGCTGTATGTCTCTGCAGGCTGTAGCAAGAGCTTCACTCACAGTCTGACCCTGATTGCCCACTGGCACAGCCACAACAGGAAGAAGCCTTTTGCCTACACCGATTGCACCAAGAGCTTCCgccacagctcctgcttctTTTGGCACCATCATGACCACACCGGCAAGAGGCCACAT GTCCACACTGAtgagaagcccttcacctgcagtgactgtggcaagagtttCAGTGTCAGCTGCCATCTCTTCTGGCACTATCGTGTCCACACCAGTGAAAAGCCATACCACTGCGCTGGTTGTGGCAAGACCTTCTGTTGGAGCAAGACCCTCAGCACCCACTGGCGTGTCCACACTGACAAGAAGCTCTTTGCCTGCACTGGCTGTGACAACACCTTCAGCCACGTCTCCCACTTCGTCCAGTACTGCCATGTCCACACTAGCAGGAGGCTCTGCAACTGCAGTGACAGTGGCAAGAGCTTCCGTGGCAACTCTGATGACA GTGAGAAGCCTCTCACCTGTAACGACcacggcaagagcttcaccgaCAGCTCCCACATAGACCATCATTGCCGCACCCACACTGGCAAGAAGCTGTATGGCTGTGTTGACTGTGGTGTGAACTTCAGTTCCTACTTCGATCTCACCCACCACCACCGTGTTCACACAGATGAGAAGTCATATGTCTGTGGTGACTGCGGTAAAAGTGTCACTCAGTGGTTCAACCTCATGCAGCACAACCGCACCCACACTTGCCAGAAGCCCTTCACCTGCACcaactgtggcaagagcttcagccACAGATCAAGCTCACCCAGAACATTCAAACCCACACCAGTGACCAGCCAATACTGGGGGACACGGAAATACAAGGAGCTCGGCATTTACAGG